A part of Nerophis lumbriciformis linkage group LG25, RoL_Nlum_v2.1, whole genome shotgun sequence genomic DNA contains:
- the LOC133621628 gene encoding bromodomain-containing protein 4-like isoform X2, with protein MEVSVLLPPQIRHDHTRDLTAETATNIESSEEWNGLRGITPVPPAPARSNLPPLTARPLLTTTVMGDGLEPGSSHNPPFTQQPLPLIPLPPEISDSSRPKRQTNQLQYLLKVVFKTLWKHQFAWPFQAPVDAIKLQLPDYYKIIKTPMDMGTIKKRLENHFYKNAQECIHDFNTMFTNCYIYNKPSDDIVLMAKALEKLFLQKITEMPQEETEIAVISKGRRGIKREPALITMSESSQELSPSNTTHTRVFSTPSTLSQTHHSPTPPVLAQPPRVPPTPTAHAPHLGPPYPLSTAGAMPQGTTSVPPLAITHPGLHPGQMLQSPALIKQRKSQKRKADTTTPTANDQLSESSPISVEIRPRRENSRPSKQPKRDPLQPDSQHHPGGGLETGGMLTPKRQDQLHSCAQLVKEMLSKKHFAYAWPFYLPVDSKALGLHDYHDIIKHPMDLSTVKKKLDNRQYRDPQEFAADVRVMFSNCYKYNPPGHDVVAMARKLQDVFEMRFAKMPDEPEEPASVPTPSSALHPAPSTRQVPPPPNVSEDDSSSLSESESSVADSDQERQQRLAVLQEQLKAVHEQLAALSQPQVCKPKKKERDKKEKKKEKHKKKIGAEEPPEAAILQISKKSKSNKDPLAAKKERKRPGKKEGIKNSRPAVPPQTGPTPLVPSASLEADDDMVSAISCTSSDLFGGAAAVGGKPMSYEEKRQLSLDINKLPGDKLGRVVHIIQTREPSMKNSNPDEIEIDFETLKPSTLRELEKYVSSCLKRKKKSSEKPLEMTNVTKLKTGSSSSGTSDSSDSDDSDNGLVPKQQKTLSNKDTKRPQQQSVASTASPVAPQHPVVQTKLPFVPPSHVPVSVPALESSQLLTAGFDPLAHFMNPHMTQPNTEPSPVITTPCPTLTSGLLNVNTPTAPTPTEPHPFLNQHPVIPSPALHNALPQQPARPSNHAAPLPPKNSQPPPSTLPPLPVSSHQLQSTLPLPLLQPVSRPRVPSPPSHGILGTLSAQPPQALLEDDEEPTPTTDDTPHLSQVQNFLQSLQPRLSVQNQPLHTHSPVQSAPHLVPSMHTQAVMSSAPVTLQRHSSGHIHAQHSFPHAFATAVQQQKGATLQQKLQQLQQHQQQPSPRIKGEPFSTGCLRDSPSPLMMHSPLMPHFQTGSPSQIKKNDQRSNLVGVREEKPSHSPVLPPSPFSPAMRLDTQKPESKHKSEVKSSDGSRSVSRLPDTLVQPCPQQDTKVKQESKTSGGPKRTPDVKLKNMGSWASLAQRSQSTPASAVRSSSDSFEQFRRAAREKEERERQLKAQAEQARREQEKLRRDDEDTVEHSRRTQDDGRRRHEQLQQQQQQQQSPLAATPPASTPPTQSPQAPPIQPPAPPPTSSAAQNALDQQREMARRREQERRRREATDTIDINFQSDLMASFEENLF; from the exons ATGGAAG TGAGCGTGTTGCTGCCTCCTCAAATACGACATGACCACACAAGAGATTTAACGGCAGAAACGGCAACAAACAT AGAGTCAAGTGAGGAGTGGAATGGCCTGAGGGGGATAACCCCGGTCCCACCTGCCCCCGCCAGGTCCAATCTGCCTCCACTGACTGCTCGGCCGCTGCTAACCACCACGGTGATGGGGGACGGACTGGAGCCAGGCAGCAGCCACAACCCTCCTTTCACCCAGCAGCCTCTCCCCTTGATCCCTTTACCCCCTGAAATATCAGATTCCTCTAGACCCAAGCGGCAGACCAACCAGCTCCag TACCTGCTCAAAGTGGTGTTCAAGACCTTATGGAAACACCAGTTCGCATGGCCCTTTCAAGCTCCCGTTGATGCCATCAAACTCCAGTTACCT GACTACTATAAGATCATCAAAACCCCCATGGACATGGGCACCATAAAGAAGCGTCTGGAGAACCATTTCTACAAAAATGCCCAGGAGTGTATTCACGACTTCAACACGATGTTTACTAACTGCTACATCTACAATAAG CCTTCTGATGACATCGTATTAATGGCCAAAGCCTTGGAAAAGCTCTTTCTCCAGAAGATCACGGAGATGCCACAGGAGGAGACGGAGATTGCTGTGATCTCTAAGGGACGCCGCGGCATCAAACGGGAGCCAG CTCTGATCACCATGTCCGAGTCAAGCCAAGAGTTATCTCCCTCAAACACCACCCATACACGAGTCTTTTCAACTCCTTCGACTCTGTCACAGACCCATCACTCTCCAACCCCTCCTGTTCTGGCCCAGCCCCCACGCGTGCCTCCTACACCCACAGCTCACGCACCTCATCTAGGACCCCCGTACCCTCTCTCAACAGCAGGCGCCATGCCCCAGGGTACGACCTCTGTCCCCCCTCTGGCTATCACGCACCCAGGCCTCCATCCTGGCCAGATGCTGCAGAGTCCTGCACTTATTAAG CAAAGGAAGAGCCAGAAGAGGAAAGCAGATACCACCACGCCCACAGCAAATGACCAGCTCAGCGAATCGTCGCCCATCTCGGTGGAGATTCGACCGCGCCGAGAGAACAGCCGCCCATCAAAGCAGCCTAAGCGAGACCCGTTGCAGCCGGACTCCCAGCACCACCCAGGCGGCGGGTTGGAGACGGGAGGCATGTTGACGCCCAAGCGGCAGGATCAGTTACATTCCTGTGCCCAGCTAGTCAAAGAGATGCTGTCAAAGAAGCACTTTGCATATGCTTGGCCCTTCTACTTGCCCGTCGACTCAAAAGCTCTTGGCCTTCACGACTACCACGACATCATCAAGCACCCCATGGACCTGAGCACCGTCAAG AAAAAACTGGACAACCGGCAGTACAGAGACCCTCAAGAGTTTGCAGCGGACGTGCGGGTGATGTTCTccaactgttacaaatataatcCACCAGGCCACGATGTGGTGGCGATGGCGCGCAAACTACAG GACGTCTTTGAGATGCGTTTTGCCAAGATGCCCGATGAGCCGGAGGAGCCCGCCTCTGTTCCCACGCCGTCATCTGCTCTCCACCCCGCCCCCTCCACTCGGCAGGTACCGCCACCTCCTAATGTCTCGGAAGATGACAGCTCCAGTTTGTCTGAATCAGAGTCCTCAGTGGCAGACTCTGATCAAGAGAGGCAGCAGCGACTCGCTGTGTTGCAGGAACAG ctCAAGGCTGTCCACGAGCAGTTGGCCGCACTCTCTCAGCCTCAGGTCTGCAAGCCCAAGAAGAAAGAGCGAGacaaaaaggagaagaagaaggaaaagcacAAGAAGAAGATTGGAGCAGAGGAGCCCCCAGAGGCCGCCATTCTTCAGATTTCCAAGAAGAGCAAAAGCAACAAAGACCCGCTGGCTGCAAAAAAGGAGAGGAAAAGACCTGG TAAGAAAGAAGGCATCAAAAACAGTCGTCCTGCCGTGCCCCCTCAAACTGGGCCCACCCCTCTCGTCCCCTCAGCCTCCCTTGAAGCGGACGATGACATGG TGTCAGCCATCTCCTGCACCTCCTCAGATTTATTTGGGGGAGCGGCCGCTGTCGGGGGCAAGCCCATGTCGTACGAAGAGAAGCGCCAGCTAAGCCTGGACATCAACAAGTTGCCCGGTGACAAGCTGGGCCGCGTCGTGCACATAATTCAAACACGCGAGCCCTCCATGAAGAATTCCAACCCGGATGAGATCGAGATCGACTTTGAGACGCTTAAGCCTTCCACGCTGCGAGAGCTGGAGAAGTACGTCTCCAGCTGCCTCAAGAGGAAGAAGAAGTCGTCAG AAAAGCCTCTGGAAATGACAAACGTCACCAAGTTAAAGACAGGATCTTCATCCTCAGGCACCAGTGACTCCTCTGATAGTGACGACTCTGACAATG GGCTGGTTCCCAAACAGCAGAAGACTCTGTCAAACAAGGACACCAAGAGGCCGCAACAGCAGTCTGTCGCCAGCACCGCCAGCCCCGTCGCTCCGCAGCATCCAGTAGTCCAGACCAAACTGCCATTTGTCCCTCCTTCCCATGTTCCAGTCTCTGTCCCTGCTCTGGAGTCATCACAGTTGCTGACCGCTGGATTTGACCCTTTGGCCCACTTTATGAACCCTCACATGACACAGCCCAACACTGAGCCCAGTCCAGTCATTACCACCCCTTGCCCCACCCTCACCTCTGGTCTCCTCAACGTAAACACACCTACTGCGCCGACACCCACTGAGCCGCACCCGTTTTTAAATCAACATCCCGTCATACCTTCACCGG CCCTCCATAACGCTCTCCCCCAGCAACCAGCAAGACCTAGCAACCATGCCGCGCCACTTCCTCCTAAGAACTCTCAGCCACCGCCATCCACGCTCCCCCCTCTGCCTGTGTCCTCACATCAGCTTCAGAGCACTCTTCCTCTACCGCTTCTTCAGCCCGTTTCACGCCCCCGTGTACCTTCGCCTCCGTCGCATGGCATCTTGGGAACCCTCTCTGCTCAACCTCCGCAAGCCCTGCTGGAGGACGACGAAGAGCCGACACCCACCACCGACGACACGCCACACCTCAGCCAGGTCCAAAACTTCTTGCAGTCACTTCAACCGCGGTTATCTGTGCAGAACCAACCGCTGCACACGCACTCGCCTGTACAAAGCGCTCCTCATTTAGTGCCCTCGATGCACACGCAAGCTGTAATGTCGTCCGCCCCCGTGACGTTGCAGCGACACAGCTCTGGCCACATTCACGCTCAGCATTCCTTCCCGCATGCTTTCGCCACAGCGGTGCAGCAACAGAAGGGGGCGACGCTCCAGCAGAAGCTGCAGCAGCTGCAACAACATCAGCAGCAGCCCTCCCCACGCATCAAAGGCGAGCCTTTCTCTACAG GTTGCCTGCGTGACAGCCCCTCGCCACTAATGATGCACTCTCCCCTGATGCCTCACTTCCAAACAGGATCTCCCTCACAGATCAAGAAAAAT GATCAGAGATCTAACTTGGTGGGGGTCAGAGAGGAGAAACCCTCCCACTCACCAGTGCTGCCCCCATCCCCGTTCAGCCCTGCCATGCGTCTCGACACACAAAAACCTGAGAGTAAACACA AATCAGAAGTAAAGTCATCGGATGGTTCTCGCtcggtttctcgccttcctgacaCCCTGGTGCAGCCTTGCCCTCAGCAAGACACTAAAGTTAAACAAGAGTCCAAAACGTCCGGCGGCCCCAAGAGGACACCG GACGTGAAGTTAAAGAACATGGGCTCTTGGGCGAGCTTGGCCCAGAGGTCGCAGTCCACGCCGGCATCTGCAGTTCGCTCCTCCAGCGATAGCTTCGAGCAGTTTAGACGTGCTGCCAGGGAGAAGGAGGAGCGGGAGAGACAGCTGAAGGCTCAGGCAGAGCAGGCCAGGAGGGAGCAGGAGAAGCTGCG CCGCGACGACGAAGACACTGTGGAGCACTCTCGCCGTACACAGGATGACGGCCGCCGTCGCCATGAACAGCTACAGCAACAGCAGCAACAGCAGCAATCACCACTTGCGGCCACGCCTCCGGCTTCTACCCCGCCCACTCAGTCCCCACAAGCTCCACCCATCCAGCCTCCGGCCCCACCTCCAACTTCCTCAGCTGCACAGAATGCCCTCGACCAACAGAGGGAGATGGCGCGCCGCCGTGAGCAGGAGCGTCGCAGGAGAGAGGCA ACTGACACCATTGACATTAACTTCCAGAGCGACCTGATGGCCAGTTTTGAAGAGAATCTCTTTTAA